From Thalassospiraceae bacterium LMO-JJ14:
GAACAGAACCTGTGTGTTGGACATTTTCGTCTCCCGCTATCGTAATTTTCCCGCTGGTTCATTATCTTGTGTCTATGCGCCGGTCAAACAACCCGAGCGGCCGAATGGGGAGAATTATTCATGGACGCTGAACTGCGCCAAAAGCTGGAAAACGTTGCCGTGGCGACGCTGACCACCGTGATGTTCAAGAAAGGCATCGCCACGACCTGGATCAAGGGCAGCGCGCCGTATTGCTTTACCGGCAAGCGCGTCGTCGGTCCGGCGTTCACCATGCGCTATGCACCGGCGCGCGAAGATCTGGCGACGCCCGAGGCGTGGAAATCGCCGACGTCGACCCGCGCCGCGATCGAAGACATGCCCGAGGGCTGCGTCTGCGTGATCGATTCCCGGGGCGAGGACGCGGCGGGCGTGATGGGCGACATCCTTGCCGCGCGCATGAAGAAACGCGGCGTCGCCGCCATGGTGACCGACGGTGTGATGCGTGACAGTGCCGGGGTCAAGGCGGTCGGCCTGCCGATCTGGTGCAACGGCACGGCGGCCCCGGCGGCGGTACATAAAATGGCCTTCGTCGGCTGGCAGGAACCCATCGGCTGCGGCGGCACGACGATCTTTCCGGACGATATCATCGTCGCCGACGATGACGGCGCGGTGGTGATTCCGAAAGCGATGGTCGAAGACGTCGCCGACGCCGCCGTGGCGCAAGACCATTTGGAAGCCTGGATCGTCACCCAGGTCGAAGAAGGGTATCCGCTGCCCGGCCTTTATCCGCCCAACGACGAAACCATGGCGCGCTACGAAGACTTCAAGAAGAACGGGGGCTGATTATGGACGACGCGAGAAAACCTGATATTCCGGCACCTTACACCGGCCCCAACGTGACCGACGGGATCGCCGAGATTTTCATTCAGGACGCCTTCGCGAACGACGACGAGCGGCTCTGGGTGCCGTTGGCGCCGGGGCGCTGGTCGCGGCCGCTGTGCCTCAATGTGTCGCAGGGCTATTGGGTGCATCTGACCAAGGTCGTCGGCGGCGGGTTTCTGTCGCGCCACCGCCACCCCGCGCCGGTGCACGGCTTCGTCATCAAGGGCTCGTGGCGCTATCTGGAAAAGGACTGGGTGGCCGGGCCGGGCTCGTACCTGTACGAGCCGCCGGGCGAGATTCATACGCTTGTCGTCGATGCGGACTGCGACGAGATGATCACCCTGTTCCACAACACCGGCGCACTGCTGTACTGCGACGAGGCGGGCAAGATCACCGGCTCGACGGATGTGTTCGACCGCCTGGATGCGTGTCGCAAGCACTTCATCGAGGTGGGCTTAGGCGCCGATTACGTCGAGAATTTCATTCGCTGACAGGACACGACCGCGATGGCATTTTACGGCCGCACACCCATTCCCTTGATCGCCGCGGCGATCCTGCTGGCGACGCTTCTGGTCTACAAGCTGTATGCGCCGAAGATCGATCCCGTCGACATGACGCTTTATCCCGACGACGTGCAGTTCGTTGCCGAGGGCAAGGCGGTCTATGACGCACGCTGCGCCAGTTGCCACGGTGCCAATCTGGAAGGGCAGGGCAACTGGAAGCAGCGCAATGCCGAAGGTCTGCTGCCCGCCCCGCCGCACGATGAAAGCGGCCACACCTGGCATCACGCCGATGCGGCGCTGTTCAAGGTGACCAAGCACGGCCCGCAGTTCGTCGCCGGCCCCGATTACAAGAGCGACATGCCGGCCTTCGAGGGCGTGTTGACGGACCGCGAAATCCTCGCCGCGCTGTCGTACATCAAGTCGACCTGGCCGGCCGAGGTCCGTGCCACCCATGACGAAATCAACAAAAGAGCCGGGCAGCAGTAACCGTTCGTCCGACATGCCCCCCCTCACCTGTCCTCTCCCCCACTGCGTTGGGGGGAGGGACTCACGGACCGATGCACAGCTTTTCTTATCCCTCTCCCCTTTTAGGGGGAGAGGTTAGGTGAGGGGGCTTCAGATAAACGACTGCTCCCTGACCGTCGCCGTGCGCATGCCGTCCGGCGTCTCGACCTCGACGCGGGTTGTGTCCTTCCAGTGTGTCATGCGGATCATGCCGATGGCGACGTTGGTCTGAAAATCCGGCGACCACACGGCTGACGTCACGCGCCCGACCCGCTCGCCGTCGGCAAAGACGGGCCACTTATCCATGCACGGCGGGACTGCGTCGCCGTCGATGGCAAAGCTTCGGATCTGGCGAATGGGGCCTTCCTGTGCAACACGCAGCAGGGCGTCACGGCCGACACAGCCGATGGCGGTGAAGGTGTCGCAAAACCGCCCAAGCCCGCATTCGTGCGGCGTGTTCCTGCGCGTCATGTCGTTGCCGTAAGACAGCAGGCGCGCTTCGATCCGCTCGATCAGGTTCGGGCAGCCGGCGCGCACCTCAAGATCGGCACCCGCCGCCATCAGCTTGTCCCAGACGGCTTCGCCGTGCTCGAAGCCATCGACATAGATTTCGAAGCCACCCTGTTTCGAATAGCCGGACCGGGCAATCGCCATGTCGCGGCCTTCGACGTTGATCATGGCGAAGCGGAAGAATTTGATATCGCGGACCTGATCGCCGAACACGCGGGCCATCAGCTCTTCCGATTTCGGCCCCTGCACGGCGAGCGGCGAGACGTCGGGTTCAATCACGTCGACATCGAGCCTGAAGCCGTAGGCCAGCCCCTTGGCCCAATACAGAA
This genomic window contains:
- a CDS encoding ribonuclease activity regulator RraA, encoding MDAELRQKLENVAVATLTTVMFKKGIATTWIKGSAPYCFTGKRVVGPAFTMRYAPAREDLATPEAWKSPTSTRAAIEDMPEGCVCVIDSRGEDAAGVMGDILAARMKKRGVAAMVTDGVMRDSAGVKAVGLPIWCNGTAAPAAVHKMAFVGWQEPIGCGGTTIFPDDIIVADDDGAVVIPKAMVEDVADAAVAQDHLEAWIVTQVEEGYPLPGLYPPNDETMARYEDFKKNGG
- a CDS encoding 2,4'-dihydroxyacetophenone dioxygenase family protein; translation: MDDARKPDIPAPYTGPNVTDGIAEIFIQDAFANDDERLWVPLAPGRWSRPLCLNVSQGYWVHLTKVVGGGFLSRHRHPAPVHGFVIKGSWRYLEKDWVAGPGSYLYEPPGEIHTLVVDADCDEMITLFHNTGALLYCDEAGKITGSTDVFDRLDACRKHFIEVGLGADYVENFIR
- a CDS encoding cytochrome c, whose amino-acid sequence is MAFYGRTPIPLIAAAILLATLLVYKLYAPKIDPVDMTLYPDDVQFVAEGKAVYDARCASCHGANLEGQGNWKQRNAEGLLPAPPHDESGHTWHHADAALFKVTKHGPQFVAGPDYKSDMPAFEGVLTDREILAALSYIKSTWPAEVRATHDEINKRAGQQ
- a CDS encoding dimethylsulfoniopropionate demethylase, coding for MTAPMLSISRRLRSTPFTPRVEQAGVKGYTIYNHMLLPTMFTSVEDDYHHLKRHVQIWDVACERQIEIRGPDAARLMQMLTPRDLRGMTPGQCYYVPIVDETGGMMNDPVALKFSEEKFYISIADSDLLYWAKGLAYGFRLDVDVIEPDVSPLAVQGPKSEELMARVFGDQVRDIKFFRFAMINVEGRDMAIARSGYSKQGGFEIYVDGFEHGEAVWDKLMAAGADLEVRAGCPNLIERIEARLLSYGNDMTRRNTPHECGLGRFCDTFTAIGCVGRDALLRVAQEGPIRQIRSFAIDGDAVPPCMDKWPVFADGERVGRVTSAVWSPDFQTNVAIGMIRMTHWKDTTRVEVETPDGMRTATVREQSFI